tgtgtatttaaaaaacaatatactGAACTTTCATTTTATTGAATGCTTTTTCTTAGTTACTttaaaataactttttaaaaaaatatttctcatGCAACAAAATtctcttaaaaataaatttccaGTTATACTGTtacttcatatataaataaaaaaaataatataattatttttcaaaaagtgTTTTGTTTAAAACTGATTATTATTCATGTtcatcaaaaataatattcctttttttttttttataatttcaccgaaaaaagagaaaaatatgatttttaaaattctatCATTTTTTGTACAAATAATCCAATTATACTTGAGCATACTATTAAAacttattaaattaaaatatatatgaatcaatatttttcatattttgaatttaaaaaaaaattatttgtatttccacaattaataaattttgtatttttgttttcatacGAAAATGCTAAtgtaacatataattattgttcTTTCCATGTTTTTATAAggtaaattaattaatatgcatttattaaaatataatgaccTCACGAGTATGAAATACAATGAGTTtcatacattattttatgaaatttcttttttttcgtaacTAGCAGATAACTTAAGTATTTTAATGAGAGGaagcatataataaattgcATTGTTACTTATTTACTGGAAAtacgaaaaaacaaatttaagtaagattaacaaaaaatttttaacattcGTGGATATTACcacttcaattttttttttttttggaagtatgataaaaaattttaaatgtaataagcttcactattttgttaataaaaatattttgtcgAAACAATCATTAAtaatcttatttttatatttatatttgttctcTTAGGTTATACTCATATATGAAGATATTGAAATATAACTGCATAGATACAACTCTTCAGAAGGTGTTAAAAttggaaaattaaaaataaaggaagtATTCCTCATTTGGaaaattatagaatatacttttttcagAAGTTACCATAAAGAATTGTGGGAAATAGGAACAATATGGAAAACAGGTTAACGAAAAAGGAGGATAATTCTGCATCAATTGATAatgcaataaaatataatgtttcGTCAGAAAATGGAGCACCTGATACAGAGGAAGAGAAGGGTACTGATTATGATGccttagaaaaaatatatcagcAACTGCTGTCCGAGGATAAAAGTAAAGATGAATTACAAGGTAAAGTATACTGTAATGAAAACACACATCATGAAAGTATAGGACAACAGATATATGATAGAATGATGGCTTCTAACGATGGAGGAATAACTTATGATTGTAATGCTTCTGATTTgtggaaaaaaatgaaagatgGTGTATTTAATATGAATGATGCAATTTTATATGGTATTGTAGATTATAGAAATGCTTGTGttgtatataaacattttcataagcttgaaaaagaaaaatacatagAGATTAGAGATCTCTTGTGGAAACTATGTGTAACTATTGAAACCttgtataatatacaaaaagaaattgtAGCGAAAGAATGGGATAATCTTTCTTCTTGTGTCTTAAGTGATATATTGAAAAGGGATCAGAGAGATTATAGtgatttacataatttaattttaggAGGAAACTGCACCACATTAAAATTTgttgaatttatatataacaaaaggCTTTCATGGTTGTACACTACGgatacaatattttatttatgggCTGAAGTTTTATCATTTAGATTAATACATCATGGTGAATAAAAATGTTGTCTTCTGGATTTAGGTGACAGAATTAATTCATTAATGAAAATGggaaaatagcaaaaaacataaatatacatttatatacatatacatataatatatatcatctaACCTGCATGTAGAATCTCTTATCCTCAGTCGTTAATTAGTCCATAAAATCACTTGATTTGGACagttgtaaaaataaattttaattttattatttaaatataagtagctttaaaattttaaacgtTATATGTCTTAAATACATTTTGCTGTTAATAGGTCTTTTGAACCCAGAatttatataactaaaaaaaaaatacatttatttttcttattcttttACCAATTCTATGTCCGAAAGGTTGATGCTTATTTGAATAATCTACACTTTCAatctaaatataaatattaatgtaaaaaaatatacatttgtttATTACTCTTTtgttttctaaaaatattcttacattgtttgaaaatattatatat
This genomic interval from Plasmodium brasilianum strain Bolivian I chromosome 13, whole genome shotgun sequence contains the following:
- a CDS encoding hypothetical protein (Plasmodium exported protein (PHIST)), whose protein sequence is MENRLTKKEDNSASIDNAIKYNVSSENGAPDTEEEKGTDYDALEKIYQQLLSEDKSKDELQGKVYCNENTHHESIGQQIYDRMMASNDGGITYDCNASDLWKKMKDGVFNMNDAILYGIVDYRNACVVYKHFHKLEKEKYIEIRDLLWKLCVTIETLYNIQKEIVAKEWDNLSSCVLSDILKRDQRDYSDLHNLILGGNCTTLKFVEFIYNKRLSWLYTTDTIFYLWAEVLSFRLIHHGE